From a region of the Triticum aestivum cultivar Chinese Spring chromosome 7D, IWGSC CS RefSeq v2.1, whole genome shotgun sequence genome:
- the LOC123165261 gene encoding trigger factor-like protein TIG, Chloroplastic, whose translation MELATAAVVSTASIHPGRSHFSNPRVASWSSSSSPSSSRSLSTSASTSRSQRRRLPVASAAVELREAAAGGGDSVRVIETPQPNSSVKFSVEVPPSICQECYQTTLLEYSKRFKVPGFRPGKIVPENVLLNYVGPQHVRAATVEAILRHTLPQALSSVEERALEDSVRILTKFDDMNEAFSLDHVFRYDVAVDVVPEVRWLSEDKYKNLKVVIEIDEIVDAEKAAELELKRRRKSLGLLRIVPDRGLQVGDLVVLDILAETITTDGSKGEKIPSAESTGFHLDTEENTNLVPGFLGSLIGIRPGETRTFPIQFPESFEQETLQGVRAQFTVVCKELFFRELPELDDSLAAKLLPGCNTIDEVKERILERCKEVEKTAIEQATDNAILDQLGKLVDVDVPRSLFQEQGQQLYGAKLLQLQAERKLDKDQLASLSSEKSVQEYLKGERENITRIIKQMLVVGEIFKAENLQYSTDQLVKEVENSIEEFKRYNQDYDEGNIKQQVQDVLEAAKVLEWLKENCTIEYIKK comes from the exons ATGGAGCTCGCCACCGCGGCCGTCGTCTCCACAGCCTCCATCCACCCTGGCCGCAGCCATTTCTCAAACCCACGCGTAGCCTCCTGGTCTAGTtcctcgtcgccgtcctcctctCGGTCCCtgtccacctccgcctccacctcgCGGTCCCAGAGGCGTCGACTCCCCGTCGCCTCGGCCGCCGTAGAGCTCCGCGAGGCCGCCGCAGGTGGTGGAGACTCCGTCCGCGTCATCGAGACGCCGCAGCCCAACTCCAGT GTTAAGTTCAGCGTGGAGGTGCCTCCCTCGATATGCCAGGAGTGCTACCAAACAACTCTTCTGGAGTACTCAAAGCGTTTCAAG GTTCCTGGATTTCGGCCTGGAAAGATAGTTCCAGAAAATGTACTTTTAAACTACGTTGGACCGCAACATGTACGGGCTGCTACAGTTGAAGCTATCTTAAGACACACACTTCCTCAAGCATTGTCCTCG GTAGAAGAGAGGGCATTAGAAGATTCTGTGCGCATTCTCACTAAGTTTGATGATATGAACGAGGCTTTCTCACTTGACCATGTCTTTAG ATATGATGTTGCTGTGGATGTTGTTCCTGAAGTCCGTTGGTTATCTGAAGACAAATATAAGAACCTCAAAGTGGTTATTGAAATAGATGAAATTGTTGATGCAGAAAAGGCAGCCGAGTTAGAGCTTAAGCGTCGCCGTAAATCTCTCGGGCTGCTTCGAATAGTACCTGACAGAGGCCTACAG GTAGGTGATCTAGTGGTACTGGATATATTGGCTGAAACTATAACGACTGACGGCTCTAAAGGTGAAAAAATTCCATCAGCTGAGAGTACAG GGTTCCACTTGGACACTGAGGAAAATACTAATCTTGTTCCTGGATTTCTGGGTTCACTCATTGGGATTCGTCCTGGTGAGACTAGAACTTTTCCTATTCAGTTCCCTGAGTCGTTTGAGCAGGAAACTCTACAAGGTGTCCGTGCCCAGTTTACT GTTGTCTGTAAAGAACTCTTCTTCAGAGAGTTGCCAGAATTGGATGATTCGCTCGCCGCAAAGCTCCTTCCAGGATGCAATACCATCGATGAG GTTAAAGAACGAATTTTGGAAAGATGTAAAGAAGTGGAGAAGACGGCTATAGAACAAGCAACAGATAATGCAATCCTCGATCAACTGGGAAAG TTGGTAGACGTTGATGTTCCACGTTCCTTGTTTCAAGAACAAGGTCAACAGTTGTATGGAGCGAAACTTCTCCAACTTCAG GCAGAAAGGAAGCTTGACAAAGACCAACTAGCATCCCTTTCAAGTGAAAAGTCGGTACAGGAGTACCTAAAGGGTGAGAGGGAGAACATTACTAGGATCATTAAGCAAATGTTGGTTGTTGGTGAAATATTCAAGGCCGAAAATTTGCAG TACTCGACAGACCAGCTCGTCAAGGAAGTTGAGAACTCTATAGAAGAGTTCAAACGCTATAATCAAGACTACGACGAGGGGAACATCAAGCAGCAG GTTCAGGATGTTCTGGAGGCTGCCAAGGTGCTCGAGTGGCTCAAGGAGAACTGCACGATCGAGTACATCAAAAAATGA
- the LOC123165262 gene encoding 1-aminocyclopropane-1-carboxylate oxidase homolog 1: protein MAAADDYDTAVALAEFQAARAGVRGLVESGITSVPPLFLAPGTGSPSPPPFEKEILFTIPSVDLAVPPSSSLPLIRAAARSCGFFHVTNHGVDAAAVDSAVSAVRAFHELPLTVRSAFYTPASVGSVTYSTIPIQPGKNSAGPLLPWRDTLQVRFGPPPAPDLAHLPPACRDALLKYQLLMTELRKKMAGLLSEALGVGAGRLERAMQVEGVLMACHYYPPCPEHTDPSLFTVLAQDGVGGLQVRLHDGRWADVPPVPGALLVNIGDVLKVVSNDEYASVEHRVVIRSGQDARVSIALFFNPAKRQESDLFGPLPELLTAGKQQRYRAFTVTEFMNSRREHGHGTNSIDRFRIAHE from the exons ATGGCAGCAGCCGACGACTACGACACCGCGGTCGCGCTGGCCGAGTTCCAGGCGGCCCGTGCCGGCGTCCGCGGCCTCGTcgagtccggcatcacctccgtgCCGCCGCTCTTCCTCGCACCCGGCACAGGCAGCCCCTCCCCACCGCCATTCGAGAAGGAGATCCTCTTCACCATCCCAAGCGTTGACCTCGCAGTCCCGCCCTCATCCAGCCTGCCGCTCATCCGCGCCGCCGCGCGCTCGTGCGGCTTCTTCCATGTCACCAACCACGGcgtcgacgccgccgccgtcgactccgcGGTGTCCGCCGTCCGGGCCTTCCACGAGCTGCCCCTCACCGTCCGTTCGGCGTTCTACACGCCCGCGTCCGTCGGGAGCGTCACCTACTCCACCATCCCCATCCAGCCCGGCAAAAATTCCGCCGGTCCTCTCCTCCCCTGGCGCGACACGCTCCAGGTCCGCTTCGGCCCCCCTCCGGCGCCCGACCTCGCCCATCTGCCGCCGGCTTGCCGGGACGCGCTGCTCAAGTACCAGCTGCTCATGACGGAGCTCAGGAAGAAGATGGCCGGGCTGCTGTCGGAGGCGCTCGGCGTCGGCGCGGGGCGGCTGGAGAGGGCGATGCAGGTGGAAGGCGTGCTGATGGCGTGCCACTATTACCCGCCGTGCCCGGAGCACACAGACCCCAGCCTCTTCACCGTCCTGGCACAAGACGGCGTCGGAGGGCTTCAGGTGCGCCTCCACGACGGACGGTGGGCCGACGTGCCGCCGGTGCCCGGCGCGCTTCTGGTCAACATCGGGGACGTGCTCAAG GTGGTTTCAAATGATGAGTACGCGAGCGTGGAGCACAGGGTGGTGATCAGGTCTGGTCAAGATGCCAGGGTGTCCATTGCACTCTTCTTTAATCCTGCGAAGCGCCAGGAATCCGACTTGTTTGGGCCCCTCCCGGAGCTCTTGACGGCGGGAAAGCAGCAGCGTTACCGGGCTTTCACCGTCACTGAGTTCATGAACTCCCGGAGAGAGCATGGCCATGGCACCAACTCAATCGACCGGTTCAGGATTGCACATGAATAA